One window of the Trifolium pratense cultivar HEN17-A07 linkage group LG2, ARS_RC_1.1, whole genome shotgun sequence genome contains the following:
- the LOC123910365 gene encoding S-adenosyl-L-methionine:benzoic acid/salicylic acid carboxyl methyltransferase 3-like: MKVAQVLHMNGGIGETSYANNSILQKKVLSLTKEMRDEAIKNLCCITFPKRLGIADLGCSSGPNTLFVISEVIKLVEKLCKEQNHESPEYQVFLNDLPGNDFNNIFKSLDKFKEKLNDEFEGGNGPACFFNGVPSSFYGRIFPTKSLHFIHSSYSLQWLSQVPKGVENNKGNIYMANTSPENVLKAYYEQFQRDFSLFLKCRAEELVERGRMVLTILGRKSDHKYSKECCYIWELLAVALNEMVLEGIIMEEQMDTFNIPQYTPSPSEVRLEVLREGSFTIDCLEVTTVHWNAYDDFNDIDFESDDLSKPFIDGAYNVTNCMRAVAEPLLASHFGEAIIEEVFGRYLEILADRMSKEKTEFINVSISMTKKV, encoded by the exons ATGAAAGTGGCACAAGTATTACACATGAATGGAGGAATCGGAGAAACAAGTTATGCAAATAACTCCATACTCCAG AAAAAGGTTCTTTCTTTGACAAAAGAAATGAGAGATGAAGCCATAAAGAACCTTTGCTGCATAACATTCCCAAAAAGACTAGGAATTGCGGATTTAGGTTGTTCTTCTGGACCGAACACTTTGTTTGTGATATCTGAAGTTATCAAATTGGTTGAGAAACTTTGCAAAGAACAGAACCATGAATCTCCAGAATATCAAGTCTTTTTGAATGATCTTCCAGGGAATgatttcaacaatatttttaagtCACTTGATAAATTCAAAGAGAAACTAAATGATGAATTTGAAGGTGGCAATGGTCCTGCATGTTTTTTCAATGGTGTTCCTAGTTCTTTTTATGGAAGGATTTTTCCAACTAAATCTCttcattttattcattcatCTTATAGCCTTCAATGGCTATCTCAG GTTCCTAAAGGTGTGGAGAACAATAAGGGTAATATTTACATGGCTAATACAAGCCCTGAAAATGTGCTCAAGGCTTACTATGAGCAATTCCAAAGAGATTTCTCATTGTTTCTCAAGTGTCGTGCGGAAGAACTTGTTGAAAGGGGTCGTATGGTTTTGACAATTTTGGGAAGAAAAAGTGACCATAAATATAGCAAAGAGTGTTGCTATATATGGGAGCTTCTTGCTGTTGCTCTTAATGAGATGGTCTTGGAG GGAATCATAATGGAGGAGCAAATGGACACTTTCAACATTCCTCAATACACACCATCTCCATCAGAAGTAAGACTAGAGGTTTTGAGAGAAGGGTCATTCACTATTGATTGCTTGGAGGTAACAACAGTACATTGGAATGCTTATGATGATTTTAATGATATTGATTTTGAAAGTGATGATTTGTCTAAACCATTCATTGATGGGGCATACAATGTCACAAATTGCATGAGGGCCGTGGCTGAACCTTTGTTGGCAAGTCACTTTGGAGAAGCTATTATTGAAGAAGTTTTCGGAAGATACTTAGAAATTTTAGCTGATAGAATGTCTAAGGAGAAAACTGAATTCATTAATGTAAGTATATCAATGACCAAAAAGGTATGA
- the LOC123910366 gene encoding S-adenosyl-L-methionine:benzoic acid/salicylic acid carboxyl methyltransferase 3-like, which produces MKVGQVLHMNGGTGHTSYAYNSLLQKKVISLTKEMREEAIRNLYCRTFPKRLGIADLGCSSGPNTLFVISEVIKLVEKLCKEKNHESPEYQVFLNDLPGNDFNNLFESLERFKEKLNDEVDGEIGPCFFNGVPASFYGRIFPSKTMHFIHSSYSLQWLSQVPKGVENNKGNIYMASTSPINVLKAYYNQFQTDFSLFLKCRAEELVERGRMILIFLGRKSDHQYSKESCYIWELLASALNDMVLEGIIMEEQMDTFNIPQYAPSSSEVKLEILKEGSFTIDRLEVTEIHWNAYNDWNDTNFESSLPKSRIDGAINVTNCMRAVAEPLLVNHFGEAIIDEVFVRYQEILVDRMSKEKTEFVNVSISMTKKV; this is translated from the exons ATGAAAGTGGGACAAGTATTGCACATGAACGGAGGCACTGGACACACAAGCTATGCATATAATTCCTTacttcag AAAAAGGTCATTTCTTTGACAAAGGAAATGAGAGAGGAAGCAATAAGGAATCTCTACTGCAGAACATTCCCAAAAAGACTAGGAATTGCGGATTTAGGTTGTTCTTCTGGACCAAACACTTTGTTTGTGATATCTGAGGTTATCAAATTAGTTGAGAAACTATGCAAAGAAAAGAACCATGAATCTCCAGAGTACCAAGTTTTCTTGAATGATCTTCCAGGGAATGATTTTAACAACCTTTTTGAGTCCCTTGAGAGATTCAAAGAGAAACTAAATGATGAAGTTGATGGTGAAATTGGTCCATGTTTTTTCAATGGGGTTCCTGCTTCTTTTTATGGCAGGATTTTTCCATCTAAAACAATGCATTTTATTCATTCCTCTTACAGCCTTCAATGGCTATCTCAG GTTCCTAAAGGTGTAGAGAACAATAAGGGAAACATTTACATGGCTAGCACAAGCCCCATAAACGTGCTGAAGGCTTACTACAATCAATTTCAAACAGATTTCTCATTATTTCTCAAGTGTCGTGCAGAAGAACTCGTTGAAAGAGGTCgtatgattttaatatttttgggaAGAAAAAGTGACCATCAATATAGCAAAGAGAGTTGTTATATTTGGGAGCTTCTTGCTAGTGCTCTTAATGACATGGTCTTGGAG GGAATCATAATGGAAGAGCAAATGGACACTTTCAACATTCCTCAATACGCACCATCCTCATCAGAAGTAAAATTAGAGATTTTGAAAGAAGGGTCGTTCACCATTGATCGTCTTGAGGTAACAGAAATACATTGGAATGCTTATAATGATTGGAATGATACCAATTTCGAAAGTAGTTTGCCCAAATCGCGCATTGATGGGGCAATCAACGTCACAAATTGCATGAGGGCCGTGGCTGAACCTTTGTTGGTCAATCACTTTGGAGAAGCTATTATTGATGAAGTTTTCGTACGATACCAAGAAATTTTAGTTGATCGAATGTCTAAGGAGAAAACTGAATTCGTTAATGTGAGC